The following proteins come from a genomic window of Schistocerca cancellata isolate TAMUIC-IGC-003103 chromosome 10, iqSchCanc2.1, whole genome shotgun sequence:
- the LOC126106755 gene encoding 40S ribosomal protein S19, with protein sequence MPSVTLKDVDQQKFVKAFSAFLKKTGKMKVPEWVDLVKSARFKELAPYDDDWYYTRCAALARHIYFRSPVGVGAVTKIFGGRQRNGVCPSHFCRGAGSVARKALQSLEQLKLIERTGDGGRRLTEQGRRDLDRIAAQVRQKKTLE encoded by the exons ATGCCATCCGTGACGCTCAAGGATGTCGACCAACAGAAGTTCGTCAAAGCGTTTTCGGCGTTCTTAAAAAA GACTGGAAAAATGAAGGTTCCAGAATGGGTAGATTTGGTGAAAAGTGCAAGGTTTAAGGAACTTGCACCATATGACGATGATTGGTACTATACACGTTGTGCTGCTCTCGCTAGGCACATCTATTTCAGGTCGCCAGTTGGAGTTGGTGCAGTAACAAAAATATTTGGAG GTCGCCAGAGAAATGGAGTCTGCCCATCACATTTTTGCCGGGGGGCCGGTAGTGTTGCAAGAAAAGCATTACAGTCCTTAGAGCAACTGAAGCTGATTGAGCGAACTGGTGATGGTGGACGCAGACTAACTGAGCAGGGCAGGCGGGATCTTGATCGCATTGCTGCTCAGGTTCGCCAGAAAAAAACACTGGAATAA